From Pieris rapae chromosome 3, ilPieRapa1.1, whole genome shotgun sequence, a single genomic window includes:
- the LOC110998300 gene encoding virescein, whose amino-acid sequence MDFRKIFLLIVLSVFAIFGSEARPGKIPKAVIKKGAKLGNGLKALNVASTVHDIYSALHHKKKKH is encoded by the exons ATGGAtttcagaaaaatatttctcttaATAGTTCTAAGTGTCTTCGCCATATTTGGCTCTGAAGCTAGACCAGGGAAAATACCGAAAGCTGTCATCAAAAAAGGCGCGAAACTT GGTAATGGACTCAAAGCATTGAACGTGGCTAGCACGGTACATGATATCTATAGCGCATTACATCACAAGaagaaaaaacattaa